GCCGAGCCGGTACACAGGATCGTGCATAAGCGTGTACAAGCGGTGGCCAGTGAGTTGTGTCGTTGTATAGATGCAAAGCGCGCTGCTGTCTTCGTTTCTCCATATCACTTCTTCCCGCCAATCGCCGAACAGGTTGGCCTGAAGAACAGGGTTTCCTTTTGTCCCGTTGTTGGACAGCACGCCTTCCGGCTGAAAAATCGTCTTCAGGCAGCGGTTTTCAGCATCCCATTTCTCAATCTTTGGCCTGCCGACCGTTCCATCCCAGTCATGATCGAGCAATTCCCTGACCAAGTCGCCGTCCCACCAGATGGCGAAATTGGCTGAGGCCGGGGCTTTGTCGCTGATTTTCTCTCCTTTACTGGTAAAAAGGCCGTATGACATTCCGTCATTGCCCGGCGGATCGATTCCCCAGACGAGCGAGCCTTTGTAGTTTGGGTCGATATGAGCCGCCATGCCCCTGCCGACGTCAGTTCCGGCATGAACGCCCCACAAAATCTCGCCGGTTCCGGCATCACGCAGCGACAGACCGTACGGCTTGGTGGCATCCTCATGAACCTGAAATACTTCAAGCCCTTTTCGGGAAGGATCCAAATCCCCTACATGCATCGCGTCTCCGTGTCCGAGCCCCGTTGTATACAAGCCTGTGCCGTCATGATCAACCGCCATGGCGCCGTAAATGATTTCATCCTTCCCATCTCCGTCAACGTCCGCCACACTCAAGCTGTGGTTGCCCTGTCCTGCGTACGCTTCATGGCCCGGCTGATTGGAATCAAATAGCCAGCGTTTTTTGAGCCTTCCTTTTCTGAAATCGTATGCCACGAGTACCGCTCTCGTATAGTAGCCGCGCGCCATCACAAGGCTCGGGCGCTCCCCGTCCAAATAAGCGATCCCGGCGAGAAAACGGTCCATCCTGTTGCCGTAGCCATCTCCCCAATCCTCCAGCTTTCCGCGGGGCGGTTCATATTCCACGGTCGTGAGCGCTTCACCGGTTTCTCCTTTAAACACCGTTAAATATTCCGGACCGGACAGGATTCTGCCCTGTTCGTTCCTAAAATCGGCATGCTCATCGCCAATGATGTGTCCTTTCCCGTCTATTGTGCCGTCGGCTGTTTTCATGGCGATTTCTGCTTTTCCGTCACCGTCTAGGTCATACACCATAAACTGGGTATAATGCGCGCCCGCTCTAATGTTTCTGCCGAGATTGATGCGCCACAAAAAGGTGCCGTCCAGTTTATAGGCATCTATCAGCACGTCCCCGGTATATCCGTCATGGGCGTTGTCTTTTGAATTGGACGGGTCCCACTTCAGGATGATTTCATATTCTCCATCCCCGTCCACATCCCCGACACTGGCATCATTGGCGCTATAGGTGTAAGGCTTTCCGTCCGGCGTCACACCGCCTTCCGGTTTGTTAAGCGGGACCTTCAGGACATTTTCCCGCCAGACGGGAGCTTCTTTGGAAAGCTTTTCTTCCCGCCCTTTATTGACAGCCGCCACCTGGTAAACAGCGTCCGCCGTTCCATTTTGATCAAGAAAATTGGTGCTGTCCGCGATCGGCTTGCGGGTGATCCGCGTTCCATCCCGATAAAGGTGAAAAGCCGTCGTCTCATGATCCGTACCGAGAAAACGCCAGCTGACAAACACGCCCTGCTCTGTCTTGACCGCAATTAAACCTCTGGTCAAGTATTCCATCTGCCTCTTTTTTGGTTTCATTTTAGAGGGAACGGGCTGCGCGCAGCCCGTTCCTTCCCCCCTTTCTGTTAAGGTGTATACATATTCGGTTTTGCCTGTTCCGCCATGCCGTCACCTAAAAAGAAGCTTGTATGCGGCGGCTGGTTGTACGCGACATTTTGCCAAGCGATGCCAAGCCGGTACACAGGATCGTGCATCAGCGTGTACAGCCTATGCTCAGTCGGGATGGTCGTCGTGTAAATGCGCAGCGCACTGCTGTCCTCTGTTCTCCACACCACTTCCTCGCGCCAGTCCCCAAGCAGATCAGCCTGAAGCGCCGGTGTTGCTTTTGTGCCGTTGTTGGCGGCCGCGCCTGATGCAGTCAGGACATTTTTCGATACGCCGTTTTGATAATCCCACTTATCGATCCGGTTGCTGTCCAGCTGTTCCCGCAGCAGATCGCCGTCCCACCAGATGCCGAAGTTCGTCGAGGACGGGGCACTGCTTCCGATTTTGATCCCTTTCGCTGTGTAAAGAGAACCGTTTGCCCATACTTCCTGTCCCGGATAACGCGGGTCGATATCAGCAGCCATGCCCCGGCCTACATCCTTGCCCGCATGAACGCCCCAAAGGATTTTACCGGTTGCCGCATCACGGAAGGATAAGCCGTATTTCGCGTTTTTATCCTCATGTACCTGGAATACCTCCAGACCCGGCCGGCTCGGATCAAGATCCCCGGTATGGAGGGCATCCCCGTGTCCCAAGCCAGTCGAATACATGCCTTTGCCGTCATGGTCTACAGCCATTGAGCCGAAGATGATCTCATCTTTCCCGTCTCCGTCAACATCGGCGATGCTCAGGCTGTGATTCCCCTGTCCGGCAAACGCTTCATTTCCCGGCTGCGAGGAATCAAATGTCCATAGCTTTGAAAGTTTACCGCCTCTGAAGTTATAGGCAACAATCATGGACTTTGCATAATACCCTCTCGTCATAATCAAGCTCGGCCGCTGTCCGTCGAGGTAGGCAATCCCAGCTAGAAACCGGTCCACCCGGTTGCCGTAGCTGTCCCCCCAATCCGACACTTTGCCGCGGGCCGGTTCAAAGTTTGTTGTAACAAGCTCTTTCCCGGTTGCACCTTGAAACACCGTCAAGTATTCCGGCCCTGAGAGCACACGCCCCTGTTCATTTCTGTAATCAGCGTTGGCATTACCAATCACTTTGCCCGTGCCGTCTTTTGTCCCGTCCGCCGTTTTCATCGCCACTTCCGCTTTTCCGTCACCATCAAGGTCATACACCATAAACTGGGTGTAATGCGCTCCCGCTCTGATGTTTTTGCCGAGATTGATCCGCCATAGCTTCGTTCCGTCCAGTTTATACGCGTCAATCAACACGTCACCCGTATAGCCATCCTGTGAGTTGTCCTTTGAATTTGACGGGTCCCATTTCAGGATCAGCTCGTATTGCCCATCTCCATCCACATCGCCAACACTGGCGTCATTGGCGCTGTACGTGTAAGCTTCGCCCTTTGGCGTCGTGCCGCCAGCCGGTTTATCCAGCGGGACCGAATGATACGGCTGCGCCCATACAGAGGCTTTTTCAGAAGCCGCCTGTTCGGTTCCTTTTACGACAGCCCGCACCGTATACGTTGAGCCAGCCGATCCGTTTTTATCCACATAATTCGTGGTTTTGACAGGTGAAGCATTCAGCTTTTGCCCGTCTCTGTACACATTGAACGAAACAGATGCGTTTTCAGTGCCAAGAAACCGCCAGCTGACAAAAATCCCGCCATCCGTCTTGACCGCCACAAGCCC
The Bacillus vallismortis genome window above contains:
- the rhgX gene encoding rhamnogalacturonan exolyase, with product MKPKKRQMEYLTRGLIAVKTEQGVFVSWRFLGTDHETTAFHLYRDGTRITRKPIADSTNFLDQNGTADAVYQVAAVNKGREEKLSKEAPVWRENVLKVPLNKPEGGVTPDGKPYTYSANDASVGDVDGDGEYEIILKWDPSNSKDNAHDGYTGDVLIDAYKLDGTFLWRINLGRNIRAGAHYTQFMVYDLDGDGKAEIAMKTADGTIDGKGHIIGDEHADFRNEQGRILSGPEYLTVFKGETGEALTTVEYEPPRGKLEDWGDGYGNRMDRFLAGIAYLDGERPSLVMARGYYTRAVLVAYDFRKGRLKKRWLFDSNQPGHEAYAGQGNHSLSVADVDGDGKDEIIYGAMAVDHDGTGLYTTGLGHGDAMHVGDLDPSRKGLEVFQVHEDATKPYGLSLRDAGTGEILWGVHAGTDVGRGMAAHIDPNYKGSLVWGIDPPGNDGMSYGLFTSKGEKISDKAPASANFAIWWDGDLVRELLDHDWDGTVGRPKIEKWDAENRCLKTIFQPEGVLSNNGTKGNPVLQANLFGDWREEVIWRNEDSSALCIYTTTQLTGHRLYTLMHDPVYRLGIAWQNTAYNQPPHTGFYLGTGMKKPPKPALYIAGSKAEAPL
- the rhgW gene encoding rhamnogalacturonan lyase, coding for MRRSCLMNTRRKRMFTAVTLLVLLVMGASVCPVKAEGAARQMEALNRGLVAVKTDGGIFVSWRFLGTENASVSFNVYRDGQKLNASPVKTTNYVDKNGSAGSTYTVRAVVKGTEQAASEKASVWAQPYHSVPLDKPAGGTTPKGEAYTYSANDASVGDVDGDGQYELILKWDPSNSKDNSQDGYTGDVLIDAYKLDGTKLWRINLGKNIRAGAHYTQFMVYDLDGDGKAEVAMKTADGTKDGTGKVIGNANADYRNEQGRVLSGPEYLTVFQGATGKELVTTNFEPARGKVSDWGDSYGNRVDRFLAGIAYLDGQRPSLIMTRGYYAKSMIVAYNFRGGKLSKLWTFDSSQPGNEAFAGQGNHSLSIADVDGDGKDEIIFGSMAVDHDGKGMYSTGLGHGDALHTGDLDPSRPGLEVFQVHEDKNAKYGLSFRDAATGKILWGVHAGKDVGRGMAADIDPRYPGQEVWANGSLYTAKGIKIGSSAPSSTNFGIWWDGDLLREQLDSNRIDKWDYQNGVSKNVLTASGAAANNGTKATPALQADLLGDWREEVVWRTEDSSALRIYTTTIPTEHRLYTLMHDPVYRLGIAWQNVAYNQPPHTSFFLGDGMAEQAKPNMYTP